From Brassica oleracea var. oleracea cultivar TO1000 chromosome C3, BOL, whole genome shotgun sequence, a single genomic window includes:
- the LOC106334506 gene encoding glutamate receptor 2.1-like, whose product MMRGNNFVLILLFFFRMQVREAQNTDVKVGIVTDVGRENSDITLLCISMSLSDFYSSHPETRTRLITTIVDSKNDVVLSAAAALDLITNKEVKAILGPWTWMQAQFMIEMGQKSQVPTVSYSATSPFLASIRSQYFFGATYDDSSQVHAIKAIIELFMWREVAPAYVDNTFGEGILPSLTNALQEINVRIPYRTVIYPNATDDEISVELLRMMNLPTRVFVVHIAKLLGSRFFAKAKEIGMMKQGYVWILTNSIADDLSIMNETEIETMEGVLGVKTYFPRSEELETFKSRWKKRFPNSDLSVYGLCAYDATTALALAIEEAGTSNLTFVKTDAMRDMSELQGLGVSQYGPKLVQALSRVRFKALAGDFQFINGQLHPSVFEIVNVDGRGGRTIGFWKKEHGLLKNLEQKPATTTTSSTWQDRLRPIIWPGDTMSVPKGWEIPTNGKRLRIGVPTNNGFKQFVKATRDPITNSTIFSGFCIDYFEAVIQAMSYDVSYDFIPFEDVNYDTAIYQVYLGLEYDAMVADTTMSANRSMYVDFSLPYTPSGIGVVVPVEESVKRSSIIFLTPLTLELWVISLLSFFIIGLVVWVLEHRVNPDFDGSVKYQISTIFWFSFSIIAFAPRERVLSFWARLVVIIWYFLVLVLTQSYTASLSSLLTSQQLDSTITSMNSLLAKGEPVGYQLSSFLLGRLQESGFSDANLVTYGSAENCDDLLSKGPQKGGISAAFMEVPYVKLFLGQYCNKYKMVETPFKFNGLGFVFPIGSPLVADVSRAILQVQESNKRLPLRFTRVNGINKAGKKITLMGQDGVNWMVLLTNENERGRMRLGRGWKGFCEAHGVKIGDSFVLELMREKDSSHVLKFCTKLNCV is encoded by the exons ATGATGAGGGGAAACAACTTTGTTCTCATCTTACTCTTCTTCTTCCGGATGCAAGTCAGAGAAGCACAGAATACCGATGTCAAAGTGGGAATCGTGACCGATGTCGGAAGGGAAAACTCCGACATAACTTTGCTTTGTATCAGCATGTCTCTCTCTGATTTCTACTCTTCTCACCCAGAAACCAGGACAAGGCTTATAACCACCATTGTTGACTCCAAAAACGATGTTGTTCTCTCAGCAGCAGCGG CTCTTGATCTGATAACGAACAAGGAAGTGAAAGCGATTCTAGGGCCATGGACTTGGATGCAGGCTCAATTCATGATTGAGATGGGACAAAAGTCTCAGGTGCCAACTGTTTCATACTCTGCAACAAGTCCCTTCCTAGCTTCCATCCGTAGTCAATACTTTTTTGGTGCTACGTATGATGATTCATCTCAAGTGCACGCCATTAAAGCAATCATCGAACTTTTTATGTGGAGAGAGGTAGCACCTGCGTATGTTGACAACACCTTCGGGGAAGGTATATTGCCTAGTCTTACCAATGCGTTACAAGAGATTAACGTTCGTATACCTTATAGGACCGTGATTTATCCCAATGCCACGGATGATGAAATCTCCGTGGAACTTCTCAGGATGATGAATCTACCCACTAGAGTATTTGTTGTTCACATTGCTAAATTGCTTGGCTCAAGATTTTTTGCCAAAGCTAAGGAAATTGGTATGATGAAACAAGGATATGTCTGGATCCTCACCAACTCCATTGCCGATGATCTGAGTATCATGAATGAGACGGAAATTGAAACAATGGAAGGGGTCTTGGGTGTAAAGACTTACTTTCCGAGATCCGAAGAGCTTGAGACATTTAAATCTCGATGGAAGAAGAGATTCCCAAACTCTGACCTGAGCGTGTATGGATTATGTGCTTATGATGCCACTACTGCACTAGCACTGGCCATCGAAGAAGCTGGGACATCAAATTTGACTTTTGTCAAGACAGATGCCATGAGGGATATGTCTGAACTTCAAGGTCTAGGTGTATCTCAATATGGTCCAAAACTTGTTCAGGCACTCTCTAGAGTTCGGTTTAAAGCTCTTGCTGGCGATTTCCAGTTTATTAATGGACAACTGCACCCGTCAGTATTTGAGATTGTTAATGTGGATGGGCGTGGAGGAAGGACCATAGGATTCTGGAAGAAAGAACATGGACTCTTGAAAAACTTGGAGCAAAAACCAGCTACCACGACCACTTCCTCTACTTGGCAAGATCGACTCAGACCAATTATTTGGCCTGGAGACACTATGTCCGTACCCAAAGGATGGGAGATACCGACAAATGGAAAAAGGCTGCGGATTGGAGTCCCAACTAATAACGGCTTCAAACAATTTGTGAAGGCTACAAGAGATCCCATCACCAATTCAACAATCTTTAGTGGATTTTGCATCGACTACTTTGAGGCAGTAATTCAAGCAATGTCCTATGATGTTTCCTATGACTTTATTCCTTTCGAAGATGTCAACTACGACACCGCAATCTACCAAGTGTATCTCGGG CTTGAATATGATGCTATGGTGGCAGATACAACAATGTCGGCAAATAGGTCAATGTATGTTGACTTCTCATTACCATACACACCATCTGGTATAGGTGTGGTCGTCCCTGTTGAAGAGAGTGTTAAAAGAAGCAGTATCATCTTTTTGACGCCTCTGACATTGGAACTTTGGGTAATCAGCCTTTTGTCCTTTTTCATTATTGGCCTTGTCGTATGGGTTCTTGAACACAGAGTAAACCCTGACTTTGATGGGTCTGTCAAGTATCAGATCAGTACTATATTCTGGTTTTCTTTCTCCATTATAGCATTCGCACCAA GAGAAAGAGTGCTTAGCTTCTGGGCAAGGCTCGTTGTCATCATTTGGTACTTCTTAGTACTTGTGTTGACTCAAAGTTACACTGCTAGTTTGTCGTCGCTTCTTACATCACAACAACTTGATTCAACAATAACCAGCATGAATAGCTTGCTGGCAAAAGGAGAACCTGTAGGATATCAACTGAGTTCCTTCCTTTTGGGAAG ACTCCAGGAATCAGGTTTCTCAGATGCTAATCTTGTAACCTATGGGTCTGCCGAAAACTGTGACGACCTACTGAGCAAAGGACCCCAAAAAGGTGGTATTTCTGCAGCTTTCATGGAAGTGCCGTACGTGAAACTCTTTCTCGGACAATACTGTAACAAGTATAAAATGGTTGAAACGCCATTCAAGTTTAATGGATTAGGCTTC GTCTTTCCCATTGGATCCCCTCTAGTCGCTGATGTCTCAAGGGCCATTCTACAAGTGCAAGAGTCCAACAAG CGGCTTCCACTACGTTTCACGCGGGTGAATGGCATCAACAAAGCAGGGAAGAAGATAACTCTGATGGGTCAAGACGGAGTAAACTGGATGGTGCTTCTTACGAATGAAAACGAACGTGGAAGAATGAGACTAGGAAGAGGCTGGAAAGGATTTTGTGAAGCTCATGGTGTAAAGATAGGAGATTCCTTTGTTTTGGAACTCATGCGAGAGAAAGATTCAAGTCATGTGCTTAAGTTCTGCACCAAATTAAATTGTGTGTGA
- the LOC106334507 gene encoding uncharacterized protein LOC106334507: MKSNGKAIVSHDPIVKKPNGKDAVSSTVLDQPTGKNAVSSAKVHKVMPAVSSAVPIQPSGKTAVSSVKVDKVRSSAKVDKVLFFRDVSFGIQEGELRFRLIHLWEARNVLTKTLIGLEMLLIDEQGSVIQGFIPSARIDTYLPHMKAGSVYRLNKCFGSNSKVMYRVAEPRVVISFTSNSVLSDLEDSRVNFPDDRFRFHSYKEFEAACDLKGDLYDYVGHLKLVNGQTLNASVVLDEEEIASTRRLLLHVQTHDGPVMKLYLWDQAAADFCAKFKLHGSTPRVILVTTVNPKRFGGALALASMSSSRVFLDFDVQPTRDYVTWLDSNLDVANRVDAKVVT, from the exons ATGAAGTCGAACGGGAAAGCCATAGTCTCTCACGATCCGATTGTGAAGAAACCAAACGGCAAGGATGCTGTCTCCTCCACCGTTCTGGATCAACCAACCGGTAAAAACGCCGTCTCCTCCGCCAAGGTCCATAAGGTGATGCCCGCCGTCTCCTCCGCTGTACCGATCCAACCAAGCGGTAAAACCGCCGTCTCCTCCGTCAAGGTTGATAAG GTTCGCTCCTCCGCCAAGGTTGATAAGGTGTTGTTTTTTAGAGACGTCTCATTTGGCATACAAGAAGGGGAGTTAAGGTTTCGGCTCATCCATTTATGGGAGGCTCGAAATGTGCTTACAAAAACACTTATTGGTCTAGAGATGCTCCTCATCGATGAACAG GGATCTGTTATCCAAGGTTTCATCCCATCAGCAAGGATTGATACCTACTTGCCACACATGAAAGCAGGATCTGTCTACAGACTGAATAAGTGTTTCGGATCAAACAGCAAAGTCATGTACCGGGTTGCTGAGCCTAGGGTAGTCATCAGTTTCACTTCGAACTCTGTCCTCTCTGATCTTGAGGACAGTCGGGTTAATTTCCCTGATGATCGGTTCCGTTTCCATAGTTACAAAGAGTTTGAGGCAGCATGTGACCTCAAAGGTGATCTTTACG ATTATGTTGGGCACTTGAAACTGGTGAATGGGCAGACACTGAATGCTAGTGTGGTGCTTGACGAAGAGGAAATAGCTTCGACCCGGCGGCTTTTGCTCCATGTTCAAACTCATGA TGGACCAGTGATGAAGCTCTACCTATGGGACCAGGCTGCAGCAGACTTTTGTGCCAAATTCAAGTTGCATGGAAGCACTCCAAGGGTTATTTTAGTAACCACCGTAAACCCAAAACGTTTTGGAG GTGCTCTTGCTCTTGCTTCAATGTCATCCTCTCGGGTGTTTTTGGACTTTGATGTTCAACCAACCCGTGATTATGTCACTTG GTTGGACTCAAATTTAGATGTGGCTAATAGGGTTGATGCAAAGGTGGTCACATAG